In Elaeis guineensis isolate ETL-2024a chromosome 1, EG11, whole genome shotgun sequence, a genomic segment contains:
- the LOC105061033 gene encoding 1-aminocyclopropane-1-carboxylate oxidase — translation MENCFPVINMEKLEGEEREKTMELLRDACENWGFFELLNHGISRELMDEVERLTKGHYRKCREQRFKEFASKALEEGKQSDTTNNMDWESTFFLCHLPESNMCEIPDLDDKYRKAMKEFAVGIEKLAERLLDLLCENLGLEKGYLKKAFCGSKGPTFGTKVSNYPPCPRPELIKGLRAHTDAGGIILLFQDDRVSGLQLLKDGQWIDVPPMRHSIVVNLGDQLEVISNGKYKSVMHRVLARTDGNRMSIASFYNPGSDAVIFPAPSLLEKEAERKNEAYPKFVFEDYMKLYVGQKFQAKEPRFEAMKDLENVSAHPILTS, via the exons atggAGAACTGCTTCCCAGTTATCAACATGGAGAAACtagagggagaggagagggagaagacCATGGAGCTACTGCGTGATGCTTGCGAGAATTGGGGTTTCTTTGAG CTACTGAACCACGGAATCTCCCGTGAACTCATGGACGAGGTGGAGCGGCTAACCAAAGGCCATTACCGGAAATGCAGGGAGCAACGGTTCAAGGAATTCGCGAGCAAAGCCCTCGAGGAAGGGAAACAATCCGACACTACCAACAACATGGACTGGGAGAGCACCTTCTTCCTTTGCCATCTCCCAGAGTCCAACATGTGCGAGATCCCCGATCTGGACGACAAATACCG GAAGGCGATGAAGGAATTCGCGGTGGGGATAGAGAAGCTGGCGGAGAGGCTTCTGGATTTGCTCTGCGAGAACCTGGGGCTAGAGAAGGGGTATCTAAAGAAGGCCTTCTGCGGGTCCAAGGGACCGACCTTCGGCACCAAGGTCAGCAACTACCCACCATGCCCGCGCCCGGAGCTGATCAAGGGCCTGAGGGCTCACACCGATGCCGGTGGCATCATCCTTCTCTTCCAGGATGATCGGGTCAGCGGCCTCCAGTTGCTCAAGGACGGACAGTGGATCGACGTGCCGCCTATGCGCCACTCCATCGTCGTCAACCTCGGAGATCAGCTCGAG GTCATTAGCAATGGTAAGTACAAGAGCGTGATGCACCGGGTGCTGGCTCGGACGGATGGGAATAGGATGTCGATTGCTTCGTTCTACAACCCCGGGAGCGACGCGGTCATCTTTCCAGCGCCTTCCTTGCTGGAGAAAGAAGCAGAGAGGAAGAATGAGGCTTACCCCAAGTTTGTGTTTGAGGATTACATGAAGCTGTATGTGGGACAGAAGTTTCAGGCCAAGGAGCCCAGGTTTGAggccatgaaagatttggaaaaCGTCAGTGCACATCCTATCCTCACCTCCTAA